In the Primulina tabacum isolate GXHZ01 chromosome 7, ASM2559414v2, whole genome shotgun sequence genome, AACTAACAAGATCATCTTTTCGAACTATTGAAAGAAATAGTGAACCACTTGATCTAATTCACAGTGATATATGTGATCTAAAAGGTGTACAAACTCGTGGtggaaataaatacttcatcacttttgttgacgatagcacaaaattttgttatgtgtatctcctcaaaagtaaggatgaagctattgacaaatttgtccaatataagagtgaagttgaaaaccaacttagcaagaaaattaagGTGCTATGAAGTGATCGTGAAGGTGAATATGAAtcaccatttgctgagttttgtgctcaacacggtatcaaacacgaaagaactgcaccttattctcctcagcaaaatggcattGCAGAGAGAAAGAATCGCACATTGAAAGAAATGATGAATGCGTTGTTATTAAGTTCTGGTTTACCAAAGAACATGTGGGGGGAAGCTGTTCTAACAGCAAATTACCTTTTAAATAAGGTGCCCCAAAAGAAGCAAGATAAAAGTTCATATGAGTTATGGAAAGGTAGAAGTCCTTCTTACCAATACTTGCGAGTGTGGGGGTGTCTTGCCAAGGTAGCAGTACCCACTccaaagaaagtaaagatatgaccaaaaactgtggattgcattttcattggatatgcTCAAAACAGTAGTGCATATCGTTTTCTTGTACATGAATCTcaaatacctgatattcagaagaatacgataatggaatcaagaaatgcttcgttctttgaacacatgtttccatgcaaatctaaggaagaaccaagttcatccaaaagatTATATGAAACAAATGATGAAGAACAAGAGCTTGATCAAGACACAGAACCTAGACGTAGCAAGAGAGCTAGGACTGAGAAATCATTTGGTCCGgatttcatcactttcatgatggaaagtgaacctcaaagcttcaaggaagcaatgagttcatctgagggacctctatggaaagaggctatcaattccgaaatggaatccattttacaaaaccatacgtgggaattagtaaatcttcctccgggaagcaaaccactaggctgtaaatgggttttcaaaagaaaaatgaaatcagatggaaCCATAGATAAGTATAAAGCCAGATTGGTAATTAAAGGTTACCATCAACGTGAAGGGCTTGATTACTTTGACACATATTCTCCTATATCGAGAATAATCTCTATTCGTGTGATACTTGCGATTGCCGCCTTGCGGAATCTTGAAGTAcaccaaatggatgtaaagataGCTTTTCTAAATGGAGATTTAGAAGAGGAAGTTTACATGGAACAACCTGAGGGATTTTCTGCGACTGGGCAAGAAAATAAGGTTTGTAAACTGGTGAAGTCTCTGTATggcttaaaacaagcaccaaaacaatggcacgaaaaatttgataagGCCATGTTGGAAAGTGGATTTAGATTCAGTGATTGTGACAAATGTGTATACATAAAAACCACTGAAAATggatatgtcattttatgtctttacgtagatgacatacttatcattggtagtaatgataaaatgatcaaatccaccaagaagttattgaactctagatttgacatgaaagatTTGGGCTTAGCCGATGTAATCCTTGGAATTAAAATCCATAGAACATCAGAAGGGCTAATCCTAAGTCAGTCACATTATGTTGACAAAATACTTGAAAAGTTCAATAATGATGACTCTGCATTGGCTAGAACCCCGATAGATACCAGTCAAcatctatcaaagaatcgaggtgaaagtatgtctcaattagaatactctcgagtcattggaagtctgatgtacttaatgagttgtacaagaccagacatagccTATGCAGTAAGCAAATTGAGTAGATTTACGAGTAATCCAGGAGTTGAACACTGGAAAGCAATTATCAGATTGCTAAGATACTTAAGGTACACTCGTGATCATGGGCTGCACTATACCAGATATCCTGCTGTTATTGAAGGATACAGTGATGCAAATTGgatatctgatatgaaagactcAAAATCTACAAGTGGATTTGTATTCACTTTAGGAGGTGCAGCAATTGCGTGGAAATCTTCCAAACAAACTGTAATAGCCAGATCCACGATGGAATCTGAGTTTATAGCTCTAGACAAGTGTGGTGAAGAGGCTGAATGGCTGTGTCATTTTTTAGAAGATATTCCAGGATGGGAAAAACCAGTGCCGGCTATATGCATACATTGTGATAGCCAATCTGCGATTGGAAGggcaaaaaataaaatgtataatggtAAGTCTAGGCATATACGTCGTAGACATAATACCATTAGACAACTACTCTCAACTGGAGTTATCTCTGTTGACTATGTAAAGTCAAAGGATAATATAGCGGATCCGCTAACCAAAGGGTTAAACAGAGAGTTAGTTGCGAAATCGTCAAGGGGAATGGGGCTCAAGCCTATAGAATAAATTGGTGCGAAGGAAAACCCAACCTACGCTGACTGGAGATCCCAAGAACTAGGTTCAATGGGACAACCTAATCGCACTAATTTGGAGAATCATTGTGGGGGTTATCCCTAGTCCATTTCTATTATGAAACAGTGAATGTTGATGATAAGCTTACGGCTTTTAATGATTCTGATAAGAAGCAATATAGAATCACCTATGTGAGAGAGAAGTGAGGCCGCTTCGAAGGAATTGCAGGGCTCAATTCTAGACCCTCTTGCAGAACCAGGCGTGTGTTCATGGCCAAAAAGAACACAATCATGAGAACTTAATAGTATCAGGGAGAGTCTTGTGTGAAGTATATCACCATTCACACAAACGGATGTACAGTTCAAAGACATCACGTCTACTGTCAACCAGTGAATTAATATGCTTTCACAAAGGAAGGTTCAAAGGGTAATACCTATCTATCCTATGCAAGACTCAACTGTTGAACTTTATCAATGGAATCCTTTCGTATAACTTTAAATTCCcattcatgtgggggattgttggaTTAAAGGTGGGCTTTTAGGCTTATGGGCTTTCCATGTGAGTGAATGGAAATTTGGAAAGGTGGGTTTGTCCCACATTGGAAAAATGAAGTGGTATAGATAAGTTATATTGTGTTACACTTTATGGAGGTGTAACTATGATTGGTCAAGAGGCTCTCTCTCGCGCACACAGGCGCAGGGGGGGTGCAAATCATGGGCCCGATTTGCAGTGGAAAAAAGGCTTGACTCGTGTGCAAGCGTACGAGCGCGACCTGGGCGCGTCGAATGTCGGACCGATCAAGGCAAAAATCGCTTAACAGTCTATGccatcttttgttattttttttggttGAGACCTTTCACATGCCCTTGAGACCTTTCACATGGCTTGGCTTTTGATGCTTCATCTCACCAACTCTTGGTGTTTCATCTACCATCTTTAAGGCAACCTTTGGCCTTTCATATGGATGGGATTGACATGTATAAATAGGAGATGTGCTTAGGCAAGAAAGGAGAGAGAAAAAACACCTGCAAATTCACTTTCCCTTGCATTATGTTTTCCATCTTGCTGTCGTTCTGCTGAATTTCTGGTTCTACTGAAATTCTGCTACAGCACTTCTGCTACAGTACTTCTGCTTGTTCTGCTACAGTACTTCTGCATTGCTCTGCTACAGTACTGTTTCTGCTTGTTCTGCTTCTGCTCCGTCTACTGATAAGTTCAGGTACTGATTTTGTTCGCTAGCATAAGTGCTTTGTGCTGCAACTCTGCTGGTTTGCCCGTTGTATCCTAGGAAACAGACGTCCGTGAATCCTCGGAGCACATACTGGAGGgggcgaatctgttttaaggaaactgtacaagctacaggcctcggtttgatttaattaagcattattcTATTCTTTTCCTCAAGATACTGATTTGCTGGTTTTATACATTAGTCATACTCTACTGTGAACAACACGCTTGTTTGGTTTACTGCATATCTGTCATGTTTTTCCATATAATTTTATCAACACTAGATATGATAAGAAATTAAGTCCGCTACTGGTGCAAATCTTTGGCTTCATTTGATTGTTGGACGACATCAGTAAAAGACTGGAAATGGTCTACTTTGGGTTGGGTACATGTTTGTCTAGTTGAGATGTTTGGGTTGGGTGAAGATTGTGGTACGTGTTTGTCTAATACAGTTCATTTGATTGTGGGTATACGTTTGTTTAGTTGAGATGTTACACAACTATAATAGAAGATTGGAAATGGTCTACTTTGGGTTGGGTGATGCACAAGTATTACTTGATCATGAGATAAAAATGTGCACCGTTCTCGAATGTCCAATgtgtttgttttttctttttttcataACACTGCTTGTGTTTAAATCTTTTTGGCATCGATTAGGGTAGAATGGGCAGGAAAGCTGGTACGTTGTATATTAATCCAAAGAAGTTCGGCAATCTTCAAAAACCTTGTATGAGAGAAATGGTTTCATTTCTCAGTTGTTTGGCTCTAAGCCAAGGGAATGATGTAAAATGTACTCGGCAGAAGTCACTTTTGAGTGCTTGCATGGATGCTCAGGTAAGTGCAATGTGAACATTTTATTCAACTCCCTCTTGGCAATTTTCGCATAGAATTTGGTTTCGTGCTCCAGGAAAATTATCTTCATGTCGGGGCATCTTGCTAGTGACTTACCATTTCTATTCCCTTTCTGCAGACTGCTAATAAAAGAAAGCCTTGGGGTAGCATCAACTATCACTTGCAGAGGCTTAACAGAGGAAGAAAGTAGGAACTGGACTTTGGTATTTCCTTATGATTATGAGACTGCATCAGCTGTCATCTTCTGTGTGGAAAACAAAGCCCCGAGTTTAAGTATTTTTTTATGGGAATTCGTTGACGGATTAGCTAAAGAATATTCTGTTTCTTCCCCTTCTCATATTCTGGCTGTTTGTTCAAATCTAGTAAACAAACGTAATTTCAGAGTTTTTTGCAAGAGTTTATAATGTTTATGTTTCAAGCTGGAGGGAACTTATGTTCGGGAAATTTGATGTGATTTGGATCGATCCACAACCGTATCTATCTCATCTCTGTTGGCATTCCTATCCCACCAATGCGCTGTGTGAGTTTCTGCAAATAAGTTCTCATTTAAGTATTAAGAACGTATTAAAGTTCCCTTTATCCAAGAATGGCTACCAGATATTCTCCTCGAGTCACTTGAATCGGCACCAATTTATCGTGATTCATTGAGGACACTTTCTTTCACCACCATTTCTACAAAATGCACAAGCTATAAATTTTACACATTAACAAGGAGAAGACTCGAAGATGGAAGTCTGAAATTGCTATTAATTGATGCATTAACCGTAGTGTAAtgaaaagctcgtttgagcaaCTGTTTTTTAGAACacaagacttcttcttcttttttctttgaatcaatatatatatGGTAATTTATGGTAAtttttatctattattttacTTCAAAAAACGTTTATTCACAATCAAATTTGAAGCTGGATCTCGCACTTTTAAACTTGACAATAAGCTCGAAATACCATGATTTTGTTTCTTCGTCT is a window encoding:
- the LOC142551712 gene encoding uncharacterized protein LOC142551712 isoform X2: MIWRAKYATKGRMGRKAGTLYINPKKFGNLQKPCMREMVSFLSCLALSQGNDVKCTRQKSLLSACMDAQTANKRKPWGSINYHLQRLNRGRK
- the LOC142551712 gene encoding uncharacterized protein LOC142551712 isoform X1, whose protein sequence is MGRKAGTLYINPKKFGNLQKPCMREMVSFLSCLALSQGNDVKCTRQKSLLSACMDAQTANKRKPWGSINYHLQRLNRGRK